The sequence GATTTAAACCCAGCTTTTTCTACCTGTTTTCTAAGTTCAATCTGAGAAAAGCCATTATGTACTTTTTCATGATTGATTTTTTCATTTTTATCAAAATCAACAACAACTAATTGTCCCTCTGCATTCAGTGCTTGATATAATGATTTCAGCAAATCGTGTGGATCAGGAACATGCAAAAAAACTAGAGAAACAACTATCAAATCTGCTTTTAAATTCATGGTGTTTCCATTTGAAAAACTACCTACTATCGTTTTAGCATTTGTTTGATTCATTTGCTCGATTTTTTGATCGACGACATGAATCATTGCTTTAGATGAATCTACAAATAAAATTTTCTCAAAAGCATCTGCGATTTGTAAGCCAATCAGTCCCGTACCACAGCCATAATCAAGTGCGATTTTGCCCGTAGTATCTTCTAGTTTTGTTTTGATTTCTTTTGTGATAACATCTGCTAACTCTAATTGTTTAAGAGAATCGTAATGTTGCGCGATCTGATCAAAAACAGTCATAGTTTACTTCCTCTCTTTGAATACTCTTCTCTAATAAAAAAGAAGCCCATTCGGACTTCTTTTTTATTATTTTTAAGCTGGTTCACCATAATCAACTGGTTTATCGAATTCTCCAGGTGCATCGTCATAGATATGTCCATAAACGATTACTGGCATTCCTGCATAAGAACCATTGAAGATTTGAGCAGCAGCTGCTCCAGGTGTATTAATACAACCATTACTACCAAAGTTTGTTTTATACGCTTCTTTGTTTCCGAAATATTCTGCTTTATAATCAGCATCATGAATTCCGATTTGTGTCACCACACCGCCGAAACTCTTCAATGGCATCCAATATTTTACTGGTACACTATATTTTGAGCCATCAAGCATTTCGCCTTCTAATTTTGTATCTGTATCTTTGTACAAAATCGTGTGGAAACCAGGAACAGTTGCTGTACCTTTATTGTAACGGCCAGTTATTACATCTGTTTCAACGACTTTTACGCCGCCTTTAAAGAAGTACATTTTTTGGTCGTTTAAGTCGATTTCTACATAATCTTTATCAACTGTTGAGGATTGGTTTACATCGCCATCGATCGGTACTGTGATTGTTTCAGTATCTTTATCACTATTGATTGCTTGAACAAGTAAGTCTCTTGTTTGAGGCATGTTGATATCCCAACCGTAACTGCCATTATTTTTATACTTTGTTGTTACACCATGAACATTTTTGAAGATGATTGGTTTAAAAATTGAACCATATTTTTGATTTGTTTGTTCTACCCAAGCATAGACTTTATTGGGATCAACATTTCCACTTTCATCAATAAAGGATTGTATTTCTTCTTTAGTAAGGGCTAATTTCTCACCATTGATATCAAGTGTGATTGCTTTATTTTCTTTTTTCGACAACACGGTTAGTTTTTCTTGCAGCCCTTTGTCGTCTTTGGTGATCGCAGGTTTTTGATAAAACTGTTTTACATCATATACATAGTTGCCTTTATTAGCGTCAACATCTTTTAGTACTTGATTCATTAAAGCTTCCTTGTCAACTGTTGTTCCAGTTTGTTCCGGTACAATCTGATAATTACCATCAACTTTTTCGATTCGAGCATCTTGACTTGGCGTCCCCTCTTCAAAAGTCAATGCATTTAATTTATTTTTCAATTCTGTTTTGTAGTCTTCATTGATTGGTAATTCGATTGAACGATCTCCAATATTTTGTTTTAAATACTCTTCTGTGATTTCATATTTTTCAGGTAATTCAATTTTTTCTTCTTTATCATTCACTTTGATCACAACAGATTCAGCTTTATTCAGTTCTGCCAGTTTCTTTTTCGCGTCTTTCGCATTTAATAAACTGATATCAACACCATTTGCCTTAGCTGTGATAAAGAAATGTGATTGAAAATAGACAAGTCCACCAGTAAACACTAATGCTAAACAAATCAGCACGCCGACTACTGGGACTAACCATTTTTTCTTTTTATTATTTGAGTGATTTTTATGTTGAGGTGCCCTTGTATTTTTTTCTGAGCGGCTAACTGATTCTTCGTTTTCCATTGAGCTATCTTCCTTTTTTTATGATTTATATGCTTACTTTGATTTAATGCTTTTCCCTGTTTTAGAAATAGAATTAAAAGGTTGATTCGGAAACCTTTATTTCTGAAGACCTTCAACTCTTAGAAGCTACCGTAATTTACTCCCACCGTTTATACGGATTCCATCTGATTGTTTTAAAATTTTTCTATTAGTTCTTACTTAGAACGTTTATTTTAAAGCTAGTTTAGTTAAATTTCCCTCAATCTTCAATAAATCTGCCTACATATGAGAAAAAATTCATATTTTTTATGTATAAATACTTAAATTTTAAACTTTTCTGATAAACAGGAAACAATGACCATCAAAGTTTGATACAGTGCACTTATCATTCTACCACACATCATGGAGAGGAAAAAAGACTATTTGACAATATCTTTGACAAAATTCTAATTTATTTACAATAAATTTTAAAATCACGTCCAAAGCTCACTCGTTTTGTCAAAAAGATGGAATTCATTTAATGACCTATCTTAGAATCCATCGTATACTTCATGACTTTTTCAGCCGTTCTTTGTTCATAGACAAAGTGATTCTTTTGTGAAACTATCCTAGCATAATAATCAAACTGCTTTTGTAATGAAAGCAACGCAGACCACGCTAATGGAATACTAGATACATCCATCGTTTTTAAGAGCTCTTTATATTGTTTATCCGCCAAATAATCAGGCAAATATTTGTAATTTTTCCCAACACTGAAATGATACCCCTGATCTGCTGCAACTTGCCAAGAAAGTAAACGTAAAAGTTCTTTCCGACAGTTTTCATTTAAATGATCTACGGCATAAAACATTTCATTACGGCATAAGCCTTTAACAACATACGTACTGACCCACCAAAATTCATTACAACAATCTGAAAATTCTGCTTGGCTAGGACGTTTGATCCAATAATCTTGATCGGTCGATTCTATTAATTTAGGTAGTAATTGTTCTTTATCTAATAAAATATCAGCTAAACAATCCCCTTCATTCCAAGTATTTGCCTGCTCCTTTGGACAAAGTGTCAGATCGATTCGATTGCCATCTTCAAATAACATTAAATAAGTAAATCTTCCGTTTCCTGTTGGTGGAAACAAAACCATCTCTTCTGGTGTCTGCATAATCAAACGAGGACCAAATCTATCGATCCATGATGGGTCATTGATAAATGATTGTACTGACTCCACTATATAAACAATATCATAATCCTGAAACAAATCTTTTGGCACTTTTTTATTGGTCCGTGAACCATTCATCCCCACGGCCAATACTCTAGGATCATTTTTTGCTGTATCTAAAATCACTTGGAACATCTCTTCTTCTGTTCTCATGCTGCACCTCTAATTTTTTCTCTTAGATAGAGTATAAGATAAATTAGACTACTATGTTATACTTTCTCTTAAAAACGTTAAAAAAACTTTAAAAAAGAAGCCACGATCACTATTCAATTTGTTTATCTACTACACTTGATAAGAAAGGTTGTGGTGTTATGAAATGGGTGAAACGAATTATGTTGATTATTATAGGTTTAGGAATTATTTACGTAGGTCTCGTTCTTTTCCTGATTTTAAGCGGAACAAAAGATCAACCAACAGCAACACCTGATACTGTACTGATTTTAGGTGCTCAAGTAAAAGGCACCTCAAAAGACAATGCTTATCCAAGTACCGTATTAAAAGAAAGACTAGATGCAGCAATTCCTTATTTAAAAGAGCATCCAACAGCCATAGCTATTGTTTGCGGAGGTAAAGGATCTGATGAACCTGATAGCGAGGCTAATGTAATGGCAGAATATCTAAGAGCTAATGGGATTTCACAAAAGCAAATTTTGACTGAAGATACATCTACACGTACGAAAGAAAATATTCAAAATGCACAAGAGAAACAAACCCTAGGAAATACCGTTATTGTTACAAGTGACTTTCATATGTACCGCTCAAAGTTGTTAGCAAAACGGCTAGGAATTACTGAAATAAGTGGACTCCCCGCAGTTTCTAAATCTTCAGCTAGATTTAAAACATATGTGAGGGAAGTTGTTGCTTTAGGATATGGTTTACTTTTTGACCATTGATTTTGCAGGTAAGTATAAGTCTCAATAACATAGATTGTTTATTTGACTCTCTGAAACAGCATATTTCAGTTCTTTTCCTATCCTTTTGAGAAAGCCGGGAAAAAAGCTAAAGATGTTATTCACCTAGAGGTTGGAAAGAAGTGTTTAACACCGAGGAACAAATAGGTATTGTGCACTATCGGTTCATTATATTCACTGTGTTTTACAACAATTCCAGCTTATTTCCGAAGCCTTCAAAATTTAGTATTTTAGCACTTAGAATTTGATGTGACCGAAGCGAAGCGTAGTAGTTGCTTCTGCTTCAACCGTTGTTTTAGATTCCTAGAGGCTGAGATATGACTTATCGCGTTATTTCTTAGCCTCTAGGTTCTTTTTTAGTTCCTCATATTTTTCCTGTTCTTTTTTTATTTTTTGATTAAAATAGAAAATGGTTCCTAAAATCACTGATAGGATCACCGCTCCTATTCCAACAACAACTGTCAAAGAAAACTGATTCTTGTAATCTGGAGGTAAGTTGGTAGCAGTCGCATTATATTTTTTAGCTTCTTTTTCCTTTATTTCGAACTTTCTTTCCCATGACCAATCTTTATATCCATCATTCACTTTAACCTTAACTATATAATTCCCCGCAACAAAAGGTTGTTCCTTTAAATCGATTTTATAATTGAAATTTGTATTCGGCGCCATCGTTAAGGATTCTTGATGATTTTCATAGCGAGGTTTTGTTTCATCTTCATAGTAAAGTTTTGCATCCACTTGTAGTTTTTTGATCATTGCAGCTTTTTTATTTTGAATATTCATAGTAACTGCATTATTACCATTTAGTTGTGTCACTTTTACTTCATTTAACGCTAATTCCGGCCTAACTTCCATATTTGTCTCACTTAGTAAAACACCCACAACATAAGAAAAACGATTACCAACCGCCAAAGCCCCCTCACTCTTTGCTTCTTTTTTTTCTTTTTGCTCGAAATAAAGCCCCCCTAGGACATATCCATCAAAAGAAGCTTTTGGAATATTTATGACGCATTCAACTATTTTATTAGATTTTTTTGGCAGAACAATCTCTTTAGGAATCGAGGCGATTTCATTGAATGTAAAAACTGCTGACGAATCCTTTTTTGCATCACTATAAGAGTAATCAACAATACCATTATCATTTGTGATCGCTGTATTAGCGGAAGCATAAACGATAATATCTTCGGCTGTATCATTTGTTAGCTCCACATTTAGCGTTTGGGTCTCACCAGGCATTACTCTTAAATCGTAATAACTAATTTCCTTACTACGTTGGTTGTCCGGTAAAATGGCTTTAACACTAAAATCGATTTCACTAGCATGACCGACTGACCCAACAATCAATGATAGCAATGAAAAAATAATAGTAACCAAAATTTCAGATAACTTTTTATTCATCGGCAAAACTCCTTTAAGACTCCTTAGAATTATACTGAAAAGAACACTATTCATAAAAAACAGGTTCTTCTCAGCATATCAACCTTATAATCACGCAATGTAAATCACAAAATCAGGTAACTTATCTATTACAAGGGACTATCGTTCAATGTCCAAGTAAGTGTAGTCTTGTATTGATTATTTGCAACTTTTGTTGTTGCATTAGGCACGGTCAATTTAGCACCTTGAGCCGCTCCAGCTCCTGATCCAAATGCAAGTGTCCAAGTTCCCATACCTGTAGAAAGCGCTACCGTAGCTACAGGAGAAGAAGCGGTGCCAGTGCGATCAATTCAGTAGAGTTTGGTGTTGCAGCTACTAAACTCATTTAAGCATTCGTTAACATAGCTTGTGTGCTATCCGCTGTTTGACATTGACCATTTTGCTTAACCGTTAGTTTCCATCCAAGGTTTAACCCACACTTGTCTGTTACTTAAGCATAGTTAGGAACATTAATCAACGTAGAAAGTGAATTTTCAACTTGATCCAGCTGAGCATAATAAGTAGCATCTGTCGTTTGAATCACTTTCGTACCAAAATGAAAATTAGATACATAATCCAAACTCAATGGTCCAACTGTTCCCGGTTGATGAGGGTCATTTGGATTAGGAGTAACAGGCGAAGTAGTATCCGTTGGATTGATGGGCGGTGTTATGGTTGTATCTTGTGAGAAACTAATATCTGCATTTGGTGTCAAAGAACCTACGATCTCTTTTATGTTTACGTCCTTCTTTCAATGTTTTATTTTAACTTCTTATTTTTGTAAGAAGTTAAAGCTAAATTATAAAGGAGCATCTGATAATATCCATTGCAGTTGTGCTGTATATGATTCATTTACATTGATATTTACGCTAGGAGTAAGATTTAAAAACACACCATTTTGCTGATTCCACGAGATAACGACATTGTTATTATCAGGAGAAGTATATGCAAAAGCTTCTGAAGCAATGCTCGTTATTGGCGCATTTTGTCCATTTTTCCGATAAATAAACGCTTGATTGATTGTTTTATTTGTTGTTGTGGATTTCATCGGCTGGTTTTCTCTGACAAGTAAGTGCCACTGACTTTTGGCTACTCGACCGTCTGCCACAATCAAAGAAGTATCCACTATACTTGGACTATAAGTTGTTGTTTTCGTTGGCACAGGAATGCTTTTAAACGAAATTTGTTGTGGCGATTGAACAAAGCGTAAAGTCCCGTCCCCTACTGATATCGAGTTAGCAGTATTTTTAGGCGTAAATCCTACGTTACCACCGTCGGATCCACCAACAATACTGAAAAAAGGCAACGATTGTCCAGTCATATTTTGAGCGACAACTCCTGTATACTGCAGTTTAAAACTGGTATTCGGCTGCGTAAAATTATTTACAGGAAGAGTATTTTGATAATACCAATACTGCATATTTAAATTAGAGTCTGTTAAAAGCTGTGTTCCTAAGACTGGTGTTTGTACGCCCGTATTTGAGGTTCTAATCAATGTTACTGGACTTAGTTGCGTTATTCCATTTGGAACGTAAGCTTTTAGCATCTGCTGACTCCAAGTTGCGGGCTGATTTGTCAACGTTGTGATTAATGTATAACGAATAGTTTGCCCTGTAACAACAGATGGAGCTGCTTCCCAATTTCCTTGTGCATTTAGTCTTTCAATTGTCTGTACAACTGCAATAGCTGGAGTTAGATAGGGAATTGTTTGATTGTAATTTGTGCTTGTCACTAAAACTGAACCAGTTCGGTTACTTAATCCTTGAACTGATAAACTGACAGTTTCTCCACCAGTAAACATCGGTAAATTAGAAAACTGAAAACTACCGTTTGCATTCAATGGTGTAGTGTAAATAGTTCCAGTATTTATTTGCAGTGCTACTTGATAAGTTCCTGCATTCGTTTGTACTGCAGTACCCGAAAGCTGAGTCGCACCTGCTGTTGCTATGATAGATGTCACTGGCTTGATTGGCCAACTAACAGCTTGAATAGCAGAAGATGGACTTTGGATATAATTACTTGTTGTCTTTGATTGCGCAATAATAAGTGCTGAAATACTATCACCATATTGTAAAGCTGACGCTAAAACTGTGCTGAATTTTCCAGCCGCATCAACTGGTATACTGTTAATAATTATTGGTGCAGAGGTTCCATCAGAACGTGTAATCGTCAATTGAACAGTATAAGTATACGCACTATTTTGTGTTTGTTGGATACTACCACTCACAGTCGATTGTAAATTTAGGAGTGGACTATTTAAAATAGGGGCTGTAACGTTTGGAACACCTGTCCCTATCGACATTGAAGGCAGTGCAATGACGCCTGACTGCGAAACATTTCCTAAAACTAAATTTATAATGTTCAAGCCATCCGTTGATGAACCAAATACCCCTTTAATAGGATAGTTTATGCCATTGCTTGCTGGGGGAATCGTAATGCCATTTTGATACAATGCTGCTACGTCAAAACTAAAACTAACTGCCCAGCGACTGAGACCTAATAAACTTACAACATTAGTAGGAAATGTTACATATACTGAATTATAAGTACTACTATACGCCAAAGAAAACCCCCGCGTAGTATCATGAATATCATACGATCTACTTCCAACTAGTGCAGCTGGAAGTGTCACAGTTCCTGTGAGTAATGATAAAAAACTCTGTTGCTTTGCTGTACTGCCATTGATTTGATTCGCTATTTCAGCAGGTAACTGGAGTATGATTAGAGGTTGTCCACCTAATGATAAATCTAGCGTAGGCGTATAAGTATATGTCATTGTGATAACAGATTGTCCATTACTTCCAGTAGCGTATGTTCCACTAAGGGCACCTGACCCTACTGTAACCAAACGTTCTTGGATGTCCCTCGTCATTTCGGACTGTCCATTATCAATTTCTTCTTCTGAAAAAACTTGATATCCATCGATTGGTAGTATGCCAAGCATCAATCCTACCAAAAATAGAAATAACCATTTACGTTTCACATTAGCGCCCCCCATTGACTAGCGATTATTTAATAGATTCAGCTTTCAATACTATAAATAATAAAAAAATATAATTTAAAAATTATTTTATGTAAAAAAAAGGAACAAAAAAACTTATTTCGTTACATTGATTCTATACTCCGACCTAAATAAAGTAAAATATTTGCGATTGCTGTTTTATAGCAATTCGTTTAAAAATAGTGAGAGGTAAATATAAAACCTTAATCAAGTATTTGTCGAACATTTCATTTCCATTTTTCTATTGTCTTATCAAGGTTAAATTCTCAAATATTTCGTTAAAGATCGAAATATTTGAGAATTCAAAACAAAAGTGCTATTATATTATTGTTCTTAGTTTTTTCATATTGTGTTTCCCTTCATATAGTGTGTGTATGAAGGGTTTTTTTATGCAGAAATAAAAAAGAACCCTTAATAACTAAGGATTCTCTCTTTCTTACTCACCTAAATCAACGTTATGATAAACCTTTTGAACATCATCAAGATCTTCTAAAACATCAATCATTCGTTCGAATTGCTCTAAATCTTCTCCAGTTAATTCTACGTCATTTTGTGCAATCATTTCTAATTCTGCTACTGAAAATTCTTCGATTCCTTTTTCTTTTAGCACTTCTTGCACTGCATGTAAGTCTTCTGGCTCTGTATAGACAATGATTTGGCCTTCTTCTTCTGTAACATCACGAACATCAATGTCTTTTTCCATCAGATATTCAAGAATTTCATCAGCGTCATCCCCTGCAAATCCAATCACACCTGTATGGTCGAACATATAAGCTACAGCACCGCTGACCCCCATATTTCCGCCATTTTTACCAAATGCCGCACGTACATCCGAAGCTGTACGGTTTACATTATTTGTCAATGCATCCACGATGACCATTGAACCGTTTGGACCGAATCCTTCATAACGTAATTCAGAATATTGTTCATCACCAGAACCTTTGGCTTTTTCGATTGCTCGATCAATGATATGTTTTGGAACATTATATGTTTTTGCGCGCTCGATAACAAACCGTAATTTCTGATTTGCTTGAGGGTCAGGATCACCCGATTTCGCTGCTACGTAAATCTCAATTCCGAATTTTGCATAAACTCGGCTGTTATTTGCGTCTTTGGCAGCTTTTTTCTCTTTAATATTTGCCCACTTACGACCCATATTCTCACTTCGCTTTCATTCATTATTATTTTTGATTGTAGTGCCTTTCTCATTATACTTGGCAAACGGACTTTTGTTAAGTGTTTTTTGCTTTTAAGAGATACGAATTGGAAAACGACCAAAACTTTGTTCTAAAATATTAGGGTCGCCTAACTGATAAAGCTGATTGCTGCGAATATCTAATGCTAATTGAGAATTCAAACTCTTGGACACTTTTGTGATTAGAGGCAATACCAGATTCTTTTTTTCTTCTCGTAAAAACCGTTGTCCTTGCTCAGTAAATCCCAGAACTTGTAAATGACTATGATTCCAAGAATTTTCTATTTCCTGTTGTTTCACATTATTTAAAACGTATGTCGCAAGGCGCTGCAAACGAGTCCATGTATAGCGTTTTGTTTTTGCCTGTTCCATAAAAGTTTGAAAAGAGTCAGAGGTTTTAGCCGCTTCTTGTAGGCGATATTCGATGCCTTCTTTCATTTGATAAATCGTTTGTAGTTCTTTAATTGAGCTACTGATCAATTTATACTTTAATAATGGCCAATAATCTTCCCAAGAAACGTTCGGTGATTCCACCAAATCGATTGCTACTTGCTCTGGTAGTACTTGTTTGATCTGATCTAATTTTTCTGAGAACACCGCTTTTCTAATTGCAGTGGCACTAGCAAAATCTTGATATATGTTTGTGTCATGATAGCCTGCTTGTTCCCGTTTTAAAGGATATAACGTCATTGGGTTTTCATACGTAGCATTTTCTTTAGCATAACTTAATCCTAAAATATGATTAGGTGAAGAAAAATCCAAGCCACTTTTAGGATACAGTTTACGAAAAACCTCTGTCATTTGTTGCGGATAACTCATACCGTTGTTTTTAATTTGTTGATACGTTTGATCGATCTCTGTCTTGTTCATATTCACAAACTTCCCAAACAGTTCATAATCCATCTCTGTTTGATGATCAGTGCCAAAACACACTGCATCACAATGTAACGTCTGAAGTAGCTTGATGCCACCTGCAGCAAAGTAATCTGCTGATTGTACAGCATACGCAAACGGCAATTCAATAACTAAATCGACACCATGACTCAAGGCTTCTTTGGCTCGTGTCCATTTGTCGATAATAGCAGGTTCACCTCGTTGTAAAAAATTTCCACTCATCACAGCAATTATAACATCTGCTCCACTCATTTCTCTCGCCATTTTTGCATGGTACTGATGTCCGTTATGAAAAGGATTGTATTCAACTATAATACCGCAACTTTTCATCTTTATTCTCCTTTGTCCAGATCGTTTCTATTAGAGCTCCATCATACCATGTTTATTTTATTACTGAAACAAAAGAAAAATAAGCGGGCAAAACGTTGAAAAGTTCTGCTCCACTCATTTTTTAAATTATTTTTTACAAACAAAAAACCAACGTTTGCTTTCTTCTGTAGGTGCAACATCCTCGAAATCCGCATAGACTTCGACATTCATGAAACCTGCACTTTCAAGCATCATCAGATAGTTTTCCATTGTATAAGTACGTTCTTGATGTAATTCATCTTGACGGATAAATACTTCATCACTTTCATGCTCTTTTACAAAGAATGTTAGAAAGTGTTCAATACTATGCTCTTTTTCACCAGGATAACTATCCCACAAAAAGGCAAATTCTTCTGTTTGGTAATGATAACTGTATTCTGGAAACACTTTGTCTACTTGGTAAACCGAATGAACATCAAAAATAAAGACGCCTTCTTCTTCTAACGCTTGGTAGACATCGTCAAATACTTGTTGGACTTCCTGACGATTTGCCATGTAACACAGCGAATCGGAAAAACAAGTAATCGCATGGTATTGCCCCATTTCAGATAAGTCCATCATGTTCCCTTGTACAAACTGAACATGAACTTCTTCTTCAGCAGCTCGTTTACTGGCCATCATCAACATTTCTTCTGACAAATCCAATGCTGTTACTGTAAACCCAGCTTTTGCAAAATTCACAGCTAGCGCTCCAGTCCCACAAGCCATTTCCAAAACATCCATTTTTCCTTCTGGTAAATGACGTTTTGAAAATTCTAGCCACTGATCATACAAGCTATCATCCATTACTTCGTCGTAAACAAAAGCAAATGTTTCATATGCCATATTACTCGACCCAAGCGTGAAGATCAACCATTGGCGCATCTGACCAAAGTTTTTCTAAATTGTAAAATCCACGTTCTGCGGATTGGAAGACATGAACAATGATATCACCTAGGTCGATCAATACCCATTTACCGCCATCTTTTCCTTCAATACGTTTCACTTCTACATCTGCTTCTTCTTCTTTTTCAATAATTTCTTCCACAATGGCATTGATTTGACGTTCACTTGTAGCTTGGCAAATCATAAAGTAATCTGCTAAAAGTGAAATTTCATGCACATCTAAAGCGACAATTTCCTCTGCTCTTTTTGAATCTGCTGCTTTTACAGCGATTTCTAAAATCTGTTGACTATCTATGATGGTTTCCTCCCATTAGTTAATTAAAATTTTTGATTTTGTTTCTCATTCGATACTGAACAAGCTCAGTCAGCTTTTCCTTGCTCTAGCTTCTTGAGCTAGCATCTTGGAAAAAAGATGAATTCTGTTTGTGACAAATAGAGTCACTTACAGTATTCCCTATTTTTCTGTCAATGCTAACCGAGCTCAGTCAGCTTTTCTTACTACCCAATAATTATATGTTTCAATCGTCTTCGGATAAATTTTTCGTTCCTGTTCAATAAGATGCAACAATGTGTGTTTTGTTTCATATGCAACTGCTTCATCTAAATCAACCAAAGCCAATTCCCGTGCTTCTTTTACACCTGGAAAGTTTCGACCTGGTTCAATATAATCAGCGACATAAATGATTTTATCCAACAGACTCATTTTAGCCGCACCTGTCGTATGCAGACGGACTGCTTCTAAAATCTCTTCGTCATTGATTCCTAGCTCTCTTTGAACCATACTAGCACCAACAAGACCGTGCCAAATTGCATTGCCATAATTCAACAGATCTTGATCATAACCATCCCGTTGGATAATCATTTCAAACTCTTCATCTGGACGTTCTTTCGCATAATCATGAGTCAAGGCAGCAATACTTGCCTTTTCTTTAGAAGCACCATATTTAGCTGCTAAAGCTATGGCCATTTCCTCTACACCTAAAACATGTTGAAACCGCCGTTCACTCATATGCATCTGAACTTCTTGCATCAATTCTTCGCGTTTAAACGATGTATATTGTCCGCTAAAATCCATCTACATACAGCCCCTTCTCTTCTATATAGTGTATCACACTATCAGGCAATAAGTAGCGCGTAGAACAACCATTTTTGATCTTTTCCCGAATCATTGTTGAACTAATATCCA is a genomic window of Enterococcus haemoperoxidus ATCC BAA-382 containing:
- a CDS encoding aminoglycoside 6-adenylyltransferase, which gives rise to MRTEEEMFQVILDTAKNDPRVLAVGMNGSRTNKKVPKDLFQDYDIVYIVESVQSFINDPSWIDRFGPRLIMQTPEEMVLFPPTGNGRFTYLMLFEDGNRIDLTLCPKEQANTWNEGDCLADILLDKEQLLPKLIESTDQDYWIKRPSQAEFSDCCNEFWWVSTYVVKGLCRNEMFYAVDHLNENCRKELLRLLSWQVAADQGYHFSVGKNYKYLPDYLADKQYKELLKTMDVSSIPLAWSALLSLQKQFDYYARIVSQKNHFVYEQRTAEKVMKYTMDSKIGH
- a CDS encoding DUF916 and DUF3324 domain-containing protein, which codes for MNKKLSEILVTIIFSLLSLIVGSVGHASEIDFSVKAILPDNQRSKEISYYDLRVMPGETQTLNVELTNDTAEDIIVYASANTAITNDNGIVDYSYSDAKKDSSAVFTFNEIASIPKEIVLPKKSNKIVECVINIPKASFDGYVLGGLYFEQKEKKEAKSEGALAVGNRFSYVVGVLLSETNMEVRPELALNEVKVTQLNGNNAVTMNIQNKKAAMIKKLQVDAKLYYEDETKPRYENHQESLTMAPNTNFNYKIDLKEQPFVAGNYIVKVKVNDGYKDWSWERKFEIKEKEAKKYNATATNLPPDYKNQFSLTVVVGIGAVILSVILGTIFYFNQKIKKEQEKYEELKKNLEAKK
- a CDS encoding YebC/PmpR family DNA-binding transcriptional regulator — encoded protein: MGRKWANIKEKKAAKDANNSRVYAKFGIEIYVAAKSGDPDPQANQKLRFVIERAKTYNVPKHIIDRAIEKAKGSGDEQYSELRYEGFGPNGSMVIVDALTNNVNRTASDVRAAFGKNGGNMGVSGAVAYMFDHTGVIGFAGDDADEILEYLMEKDIDVRDVTEEEGQIIVYTEPEDLHAVQEVLKEKGIEEFSVAELEMIAQNDVELTGEDLEQFERMIDVLEDLDDVQKVYHNVDLGE
- a CDS encoding class I SAM-dependent methyltransferase; translation: MTVFDQIAQHYDSLKQLELADVITKEIKTKLEDTTGKIALDYGCGTGLIGLQIADAFEKILFVDSSKAMIHVVDQKIEQMNQTNAKTIVGSFSNGNTMNLKADLIVVSLVFLHVPDPHDLLKSLYQALNAEGQLVVVDFDKNEKINHEKVHNGFSQIELRKQVEKAGFKSVSSRTFYHGQNIFMNQDASIFSLDAKK
- a CDS encoding nucleotidyltransferase, with protein sequence MKSCGIIVEYNPFHNGHQYHAKMAREMSGADVIIAVMSGNFLQRGEPAIIDKWTRAKEALSHGVDLVIELPFAYAVQSADYFAAGGIKLLQTLHCDAVCFGTDHQTEMDYELFGKFVNMNKTEIDQTYQQIKNNGMSYPQQMTEVFRKLYPKSGLDFSSPNHILGLSYAKENATYENPMTLYPLKREQAGYHDTNIYQDFASATAIRKAVFSEKLDQIKQVLPEQVAIDLVESPNVSWEDYWPLLKYKLISSSIKELQTIYQMKEGIEYRLQEAAKTSDSFQTFMEQAKTKRYTWTRLQRLATYVLNNVKQQEIENSWNHSHLQVLGFTEQGQRFLREEKKNLVLPLITKVSKSLNSQLALDIRSNQLYQLGDPNILEQSFGRFPIRIS
- a CDS encoding L,D-transpeptidase family protein: MENEESVSRSEKNTRAPQHKNHSNNKKKKWLVPVVGVLICLALVFTGGLVYFQSHFFITAKANGVDISLLNAKDAKKKLAELNKAESVVIKVNDKEEKIELPEKYEITEEYLKQNIGDRSIELPINEDYKTELKNKLNALTFEEGTPSQDARIEKVDGNYQIVPEQTGTTVDKEALMNQVLKDVDANKGNYVYDVKQFYQKPAITKDDKGLQEKLTVLSKKENKAITLDINGEKLALTKEEIQSFIDESGNVDPNKVYAWVEQTNQKYGSIFKPIIFKNVHGVTTKYKNNGSYGWDINMPQTRDLLVQAINSDKDTETITVPIDGDVNQSSTVDKDYVEIDLNDQKMYFFKGGVKVVETDVITGRYNKGTATVPGFHTILYKDTDTKLEGEMLDGSKYSVPVKYWMPLKSFGGVVTQIGIHDADYKAEYFGNKEAYKTNFGSNGCINTPGAAAAQIFNGSYAGMPVIVYGHIYDDAPGEFDKPVDYGEPA
- a CDS encoding class I SAM-dependent DNA methyltransferase; the protein is MAYETFAFVYDEVMDDSLYDQWLEFSKRHLPEGKMDVLEMACGTGALAVNFAKAGFTVTALDLSEEMLMMASKRAAEEEVHVQFVQGNMMDLSEMGQYHAITCFSDSLCYMANRQEVQQVFDDVYQALEEEGVFIFDVHSVYQVDKVFPEYSYHYQTEEFAFLWDSYPGEKEHSIEHFLTFFVKEHESDEVFIRQDELHQERTYTMENYLMMLESAGFMNVEVYADFEDVAPTEESKRWFFVCKK
- a CDS encoding YdcF family protein codes for the protein MKWVKRIMLIIIGLGIIYVGLVLFLILSGTKDQPTATPDTVLILGAQVKGTSKDNAYPSTVLKERLDAAIPYLKEHPTAIAIVCGGKGSDEPDSEANVMAEYLRANGISQKQILTEDTSTRTKENIQNAQEKQTLGNTVIVTSDFHMYRSKLLAKRLGITEISGLPAVSKSSARFKTYVREVVALGYGLLFDH